In the Yoonia sp. R2331 genome, AACCACTTCGCACCACCGTCCGTTTCGGTGGTGCCCTGCGGCAGTTCGGGGTTCTGTTTCAGCACGCGCCGGAAATGCGCCTGCGCCACTGGGATCAGGTAGCGGGTGATTTCCCAGGTCGAAAACCGCCGCAATTGCCGACTGCCATCTTCGGCCAATCCCCGGCCCGCCAGATCATCACGCCCCGCTTCGCAGGCACGCGCAATCTGTGCAAAACCATCCGTAGACGTGGGCCCATCCAAGGCGGCCATTGCCGCATCAGGGGTGATTTGGGCATAAAGGGGCAGGCTGCTCATCCCGCGCTCCATGTGTTGTGTTTTGGGCAAGATACCACAAAACGCCGCACATGAAAGCAAAGGTTGAACATCGCCCCGATTTTCTTAGGAAATCCAGCGGTTTCCAGCCTCTAACGCGATCTGGATCAGGGAAAAGAAAAAAAGAGGTTGTTAGAATCCGTTAGTTGATGGTTACGCATGTGCGGCGTTTCGGCAAGTCTTTGGAATCCCCGCATGAATACCGTCACCAAAACACCGCTGCGACTCTGAAACCCCGATGAGGCGATTCTGATCCGACGCTACAACGACTCTGATCCCCCGTTCGCCAGGTAGACAGGGGCCTGTGGATAACTTTAGGGTGTCACTGAAACCCCGAAGTCAAAACAGGGGTGATTCCAAAGGGCAGGTCATGACCACCGCACCAGCTATGCGCGATTTTTTTGTCTGTGACATCTTTGATGCCGCGCCCAAAGGCGATCTTGGATCGATGGAACATCCGTTCTTTTCGCTCTCGACCCGACCCGATCGCACCATCCGCCATTATCACCACAACGGGACAGAGATTACCGTCACCCCTTCGGTGCGGGGCCGTGCCACGATCCATGACAAAGACATCCTGATCTATTGCATCAGCCAGTTGATGGCGGCGCTGAACGCAGGCCGCGCAATCAGCCGCCACCTGACGCTCACCGCCCACGATCTGCTGGTGGCCTGCCGACGCGACACTGGCGGCGACAGCTACACCCGTCTGCGCGAAGGCTTTGAACGGCTCGCAGGCACCCGGATCACCACCAATCTGGTCACCGGAGAGCTGGAGACCACCACCGGGTTTGGCCTGATTGAAAGCTGGGAGATTGTGCGCCGCACCCGCGGCGGACGCATGGTCAGTGTCAGCGTCACGCTGTCGGATTGGTTATTCCGGGCCGTGCAGGCGAAATCGGTGCTGACGCTGTCACGCGCCTATTTCACTTTGCGCAAACCGCTGGAACGGCGCGTCTATGAACTGGCGCGCAAACATTGCGGCAATCAGCGCGAATGGCGGATTTCAGTGGCGACCCTGCACACCAAGGCAGGCTCTGACGCGCCGGTGCGGGTGTTTCGCGCAGCGATCCGTAAGATGATCGCCGCAGATACGCTGCCCGATTATGAGCTGGCCGAGGAGGAGGGCGATATCATCCGCGTCACCCGCCGCCGCCTGATCGAAGAAACGCCCGGCCTGCCGCCCTTTGATGCCGAGACGCTGGATACCGCCCGTGCCATGGCACCGGGCTGGGATATCTATGCGCTCGAGGCGGAATGGCGCGCCTTTTGGGTCACCTCTGGCCGTCAGCCTTTGCGCAGCCCCGGCAAGGCGTTCCTGGGCTGGCTGCGGGGCCGCGTGCAGCGCTAGCGCCCGGGCAGGCCGCCCAGATAGGTCAGATTATAGGTCAGCGTCTCGGTGAACCGGTTCAGGATCTGCAGCCCGCTGGTACTGGCCGCGATGACGCTGTTGCCCGCAGTGCCCTCTGTGCCGGTCAGGGTCGCGCTGCCCAGACTTTCCAGCGATGGCCCGTTGCCGATCACCGCCACCCCGGGCGAGGCACCGGTGTCATAGATCACAAAGCCCCCGTGTGACGCCAATGGATGGCCCGAGGGGGCCAACCGCAGCACAGTGATCAGCACGCCACCCGACTGACAGGGGGTCGGCAGGGTGATTACCGTATCGGGCGCCACATCCACAGCCCCCCCGGTGATCGCTGCGGCCGTGGTCATGCCACTGGTGGCATCCATACGCAGCGCTTCGGTGAAACTAGCCCCATCGGGCGAGACCTTGACGCTGAAATCATCATTGCCCGCCAACCCCATCTCGGCGCGGCCCGAAAACCCGGTCTGATACAGCAGGCTCGCGGTGTCGCCCGCATTTGCCTTGTTGATCTTCAGCTGATGCCCGGCACCCGCATTGTTCAACAGCGTGGCATCCGCCGCCACCGCCAGCTTGTTGGTGGCGTCATAGCTGGCGCCAATGCCGACCCCCGCCAGATTGTTCAGATCGGGCGCGCCCGTGGTCAGATCAGCCCAATTTGCCCCGTCATAGACCCTGATCTCACCTGCGGCGGCATCATAGGCCCGCAAGCCGGTGCGCGGCACCACATAAAGCCAGCCACCCCCGCGCCAGCTTGCGATTTCGCCTGTGCGCCCGGCCCAGGCCCCGCTGGCCCCGGCAGCCACCACCCAGGCCTGCCCCTCATTGGGGCTGCCGGGCGGGGTGGTGGTGACAAAATCCTGCACCACCAGCTGCACCAACAGGTCCAGCTGTTCGACGGCTTCGTTGTGGGTCACATGTTTCTGGGCCTGGCCCGCCTGAATATAGGGCAGGTTCAGGCTGGGCGAGGATTGGGACATGGGGGTGGCCACCTTTGTTAAACCGATTTGCCGCAGGATCAGGCAAAGCGGTGAACGCCTGCTTGCAGCACCGTGCGGTGCCAAAGCGGTGAAAAATCGCGCAACAATCGCCATGATTTGGTCAGATTGTTTCAATAAACCTCGGCCTCAGGCATGCTATGACAATTGACCGCAGTGGGACCAAAACCGTGAATATTCAGACCTTCGACAGCGTCACATCATCCGTCAAACTGGTGATCTGGGACCTTGATGAGACCTTCTGGAAAGGCACGCTTTCGGAAGAGGGCATTGAACCCATTCAGGCCCATATCGACATGGTCCGCACGCTGGTCGATCGCGGCATCATGTGTTCGATCTGTTCCAAGAACGACTTTGATCAGGCCAAGGCGGCGCTGGAAAAGCTGGGTATCTGGGACATGTTCGTCTTTCCCCATATCGCCTGGTCCCCCAAGGGGCAGGCGATTGAGAAAATGGTGCGTGACATGGGGCTGCGCGACGAAAACGTGCTGTTCCTTGATGACAACCACCTCAACCTCGAAGAGGCGCAGTTTTTCAACACATCCCTGATGGCGGTTGAGGCGCATGGCGACATGACCGGGCTCTTGGCGCTGCCGCAGCTCAAGGGCAAGGATGACAGCACCCATTCCCGCCTCGCGCAGTACAAGGTGATGGAGCAGAAGCAATCCGAACAGGCGGATGCAGGCCTGTCGAATACCGAATTTCTGAAACAGTCCGAGATCAAGATCCGCATCATCACGGACGTGGAAAACCACATGGACCGGGTGCTTGAGATCCTCAACCGCACCAACCAGCTGAACTTTACCAAGGTGCGCGCCAATACCGACGCAGAGCGGCAAGACCTCGCGGACCTCCTCGCGGTGTCGGGCATGCATGCGGGCCTGATCGAGGTGCGCGACCGCTATGGTGATTACGGCATCGTTGGCTTCTTTTGCGTGCGCACCAAGTTTTCCGGCACCACCGTGCATCACCTGGCATTTTCCTGCCGGACGCTGAACATGGGTGTCGAACAATGGGTCTGGAATTATCTGGGCCGCCCCGACTTTAAACATGTGGGGCCCGTCGCCGGTGAGCTGTCAGAGCCTGAGACGGTCGATTGGATCACCGAAGTCACCGATTTCGACACCGGCGAGAACGAGCTGGAAGAACGACGCCTTTGTCTGGTGGGCGGCTGTGATTTGTTGCAGGTCAGCTTTTACTGCGGCACCAACCGCGATGAATTTGTGAACAAGCAGGACGATCAGGGCATGTTGGTGCGCTATGATGACGTCGGCTTTTTCATCAACCCGCGCGATCCGCAGCTGAAACACTCCAAACCGCTGCAACGCTTTGCGGGCTATACATTGGACGAGATGAAGGATCTGGACCGATCCCTGCGCGAGGCGGACCTGATCCTGCTGTCGATGTATTTCTCGATCCCGTCAGACAACCTTTTCACCTATGGCGGGCAGGAATGGGGCGGCAAATATTACGCCACCATTCCGCCGCGTCGGATGAAAAAGCTGATGAAAGATCCCGATCACGCAATGCGCTTTGCCAAGGAAATGTTCCACCGCCGCCTGCCACTGGAAGAGCGGTTGGAATTGACCCGCCGCAGCTTTGAACACGCCGACACGCTGCGCGATCCTGAAACGCCGCTCTTTATTCTGTCGGCGGTGACCAAACACGGGCAACAGGCCGAACGCACGCTGGCCATGCGCCAGGGGTTCAACACGATGTGCCGCGACTTCTGTGCGGGCCGCCCCAATACCTATTTTGTCGATATCGACACCCTGCTGGACGACGATGAATTCGCCGACAGTGACCACTACACACGCACCGGCTATTTCAAGATCGCCGAGTTCGTGAACCAGAACGCAAAATCCTGAAGGCCCGTCAGAGGCCAGCACCAAGAGGCAGAAGACCATGAGCAAGTTTGACCATACAGGGGGTCATGTGACACCCGTGATGACATCGAAAACCGATCTGACCTATGACGTCCTGCTGGATGAAATCGCCTGCCGCGCCAAGACATGGGCCTGGTGGCATGACGACAAGGGTGACCAACTGACCGTGAATTTCACCACCCACGGGGCGATGGAATTTGACACCAGCCACAAGGACGTCGCCGCCTGGATGGCGGATGCCCACAAGGACGGCTGGACGATTGAACCGTTTTCCTGCCTGGTGCTGGAAACGCTGGCCGATCTGACCGGGGCGACCACGGCGCTTGATATCGGTACACACTACGGCTTTATCTCGCAGTTCATGCTGCGCCTGCCGCAGATGACCCGCGTGGACGGGATCGAAATGAATCCCTTTGCCGCCGGTGTTGTGGCGGCCAACCATGCGAAAAACCCCGGATTAGACCC is a window encoding:
- a CDS encoding replication initiator protein A, giving the protein MTTAPAMRDFFVCDIFDAAPKGDLGSMEHPFFSLSTRPDRTIRHYHHNGTEITVTPSVRGRATIHDKDILIYCISQLMAALNAGRAISRHLTLTAHDLLVACRRDTGGDSYTRLREGFERLAGTRITTNLVTGELETTTGFGLIESWEIVRRTRGGRMVSVSVTLSDWLFRAVQAKSVLTLSRAYFTLRKPLERRVYELARKHCGNQREWRISVATLHTKAGSDAPVRVFRAAIRKMIAADTLPDYELAEEEGDIIRVTRRRLIEETPGLPPFDAETLDTARAMAPGWDIYALEAEWRAFWVTSGRQPLRSPGKAFLGWLRGRVQR
- a CDS encoding DUF2793 domain-containing protein — encoded protein: MSQSSPSLNLPYIQAGQAQKHVTHNEAVEQLDLLVQLVVQDFVTTTPPGSPNEGQAWVVAAGASGAWAGRTGEIASWRGGGWLYVVPRTGLRAYDAAAGEIRVYDGANWADLTTGAPDLNNLAGVGIGASYDATNKLAVAADATLLNNAGAGHQLKINKANAGDTASLLYQTGFSGRAEMGLAGNDDFSVKVSPDGASFTEALRMDATSGMTTAAAITGGAVDVAPDTVITLPTPCQSGGVLITVLRLAPSGHPLASHGGFVIYDTGASPGVAVIGNGPSLESLGSATLTGTEGTAGNSVIAASTSGLQILNRFTETLTYNLTYLGGLPGR